TGTCCTCACTCTTGGCGTTGGCGTTGTTCTTCATCTCCACCACGATGTCGTCTTTGGCGGTCTTCTCTTTGGAGCTGACAACGGGGAGGCGAGGCGTTTTAGAAGCGCACCAGCGAAGGGCGGGACCCGCTCCACAAAGATGGATGCCACTCACATGTCCTGCTTCCCCGAGCGTCCGCACGGGATCTTGCCCTTCTTGTGCAGGAAGTAGAGCACGCTGCCCAAGATGGCCAGCAGCAGCAGGCACAGGATGATCACCACGATGATCACGCCGCTGCCCTCTGTTACACACACAAGAAACCCAAACGCAACttcatgaaagaaaaacacaattcaaCGATTTATCATTTTTTagcaacaaaacaacattttaaggaGGGATGGGCATTTCCCTTCATTTAGTCTTAGTCTCAGTGTCAagaataaatgtgtaatattagGAAAACTAAGTTTTTCGAATATTACAAATTGATTATTGTTAGTTTacttttcataaaatgaaagatttttttctggTCAATACGGAGTTTGATGTTCAGAAAAATCATGATCAGTGTCTTGTAATGTCACAATTTTGTTCTCTGAGGATGCCaacctattttcttttttttatattacgactttattcttgtaacaatCAAacttatttaatatatatatatatatatatatatatatatatatatatatatatatatatatatatatatatatatatatatatatatatatatatatatatatatatatatatatatatatatatatatatatatatatatatatatatatatatatatatatatatatatatatatatatatatatatatatatagtgcggcacggtggccgactggttagagcgtcagcctcacagttctgaggtgcggggttcaatccccgtccccgcctgtgtggagtttgcatgttctccccgtgcctgcgtgggttttctccgggcactccggtttcctcccacatcccaaaaacatgcattaattggagactctaaattgcccctacgcatgactgtgagtgcgaatggttgtttgtttctatgtgccctgcgattggctggcaaccagttcagggtgtaccccgcctcctgcccgatgacagctgggataggctccagcacgcccgcgaccctagtgaggagaagcggctcagaaaatggatggatggatggatatatatatatatatataattccatTTTTATTCGCCTATCATTATGCCTTATTTTTCAGAATATAACATATGTATTCAGGTAACATGACttgtcataaaattacaactttactcGGGTAACACTGTATTGAGCCAAATAATACTGCTCGGAAGAGTTGCCATTGAGTGGATGTCGACCTGAGCTGACATCTTGTtgacttctttagacagcaatcTAGTTGAGACACTTTGTTTTTGCCTCAACTCCTTCACAACGAGGGCTGGGCATAAGAATCAATCGTCGATCACGATTGATTCTTATGCCCATCCATCGTTTTGACACAGAGAAGCAAAAATAGAgcagcaaaacacacaaaaagtgttTGTCCCAAAGTGCACTACACAagtatttaaatttatttaaaccCTTCATGTTGACTGTGGGCGATTGCATTTTTACacttatattttctttttcctgaATAGAATTATCCACATCAGCAATGTGGATACTTACTGAATTTATGAATAGTAATAGCTGGACTAAAACCCAAAGAGGTTCCGCTGTTTGTGTCTGGTTCATAAATACACTCCctcactggccacttcattaggaaaCGCATAATCCcatgtgcctaatgaagtggcacTGAGGGTAAATCCTTTACTTTTTAGGTTTGATTTCATGAACTAAATCTTATTCCTGAAACTCTTTTTCTTGGATTGGAATTAGTACCGCAAGCAATTTTCATCGTAACTAAAATCTACTccaaaaacaaatctgacagTGTTTTTTAGGTTATTTAGTCTGCTACAAAATGTGTGAGTAGACGGCATGTTGCTTCGTAAGATACTGTAATTAAGGGAGAATTTTCACTCAGTCATTCAAAGGGCTGCGATGTTGTGTCTACGTAAAAGAGAATATTTAATCTGCCCACGGGCCATCCGAAAGGGTGTGCCAGCGAAGCGAGCGCGAGTCCCAGAAAGAGAGATCATCAATAAGGCATGGAGGACGTCCTCAAAGCCTTTCGCTGTCAAAcgtggaggaggaagaagaggaggacagATAGCGATGAAATGAGCGAGCGAGCGGGACGACGGTCTTACCGGGAGAGAAGGGCGCGCTGGTGGTGACCAGGGGAACTGTGAACAAGTAGAACAACATGCTTTTACACGCTACTACGCACACGACCGATAGTTGTGTtcgtgctcaggccaaagcaataaaagtatgattttgctgccatcttggtgccgtggaactatgttgaagtaaaaTGAGGAGattcatttcgacaaaagttAGTGCTCTgcagccatcttgtggcatggaACTATGGTGAGTTGAGAAGTTTCAGTTGGACATAAGTAGTGGTTTGCCGCCAACACGTGGgtaatcaattaaaaaacaaatcaacggAATAGACTGTTCGACTCTTTAAACACAGTTGAATGGAGATTCACATCATGGAAAAATGTACTTTGAATTGTTTGcatatctgcctatttctgaaaatgtgttctCTGAGCGAACAGTTCTGCACTTCTGCCCAACTGTTATGTAGCAGCGGAGCTAATTTACATTAGGGCTTCCAcaaacgattattttgatcatagACTAGTGACCAATTATTTGTGCGATTAATGGACTTATCGGACCGTATGTAAATTGCAGCTTATCGCACCAGCAAGCAGCTGCTCTTATACAACCATCATTAGCTTCCAGCTTGAAGTGTTTTAAGGTATGCGCAAAAGATAATTAAGATAGATTGTCCACAGATGTGAACACACATGTAAATGGCTGTTAGTCTATATactggtacctcgacttacaagtttttttgacagaaaatatagcaatactcacaggtatatatataACGACTAAAAATACTGCAGCTTAGTTGGGCCACGGTTTTATCATCAAATCTACCTGGCGCatgactgtatgtacagtattacaaTGCCCCACAGTGGCCAAGGTATGCACACCTGACGCACAATGCCCCttgaattaataaatgaaatcatgacgcacaaactgtttcattctttacattcaattaaatcaagttattaatgtatgtttttgagcgctatttttcttaacaaaaatcaccttacaaaaatatttgttgttttttttggtggagGCTGGAAGGGCATTTATATTCTGCACCGCTGTATGTGCAATTAGTTGGTATCCTGATGGGGACAAGCGCTGTAGAACATAGATGGGTGGATGCGGTTTATATTAATCCATGCTCCATGTATCAGTTTTTGTGATACAGTGCAAGCTCTCGCTTACTGGCTTTGATGCTGAAAGCTCTGACGTCAATGCCAAGGTCGTTGGAGGTGTTGCACATGGCGCTGATGTCCGACTTGACGGCGACGGACACCACGCTGTGGGTCATGTGGTCGCTGGACTTGCTGAACACCTCGAACCAGTTCTGTGCAGAAGAGAAGAGGGCTTTAAGCTTGAAGGTCACGTCCATCTCCACATCAGCAGGCAAGCAAAGACAAGCGGCAAAATGACTCTCATTGTAGGCGTCGCACATCTGCCGCTCTCAAGAGGCCAAGCGGGAATGAGTCACCTGGCTACCGACGAAGATCCATGTGATGCTGGGCGCGGGGTGGCCACGTGCCTCGCAGCTCAGGTTGACCATCCTGCCCACTGCCTCCTCCAGATGGACCTCCTGCTCCTCGCCCACCAGCTGAGGACCAcctgtgtatacacacacacagacaaccgCAATGATACACAAGTATGTGGCACAGGGTAGTGTGACATATTTTGAGGTGTGTTTGGGAGGACTGACCGTGGACGACAATGTGGACTGAGCCGCTGGTGTGCAGGGCGGGCACGGAGGGAACGGTCACCTCGCAAACGTACTCTCCCGCCGTTTCGTAGGTGGCGTCCTGCAGGTGGAGCATGTTTCCTCGACCCACCATATTGCCATCCTGGACACAGACACAGATACTCACTCAACCCTATGGTAATGTAAAAagaccatagacgggctaaatGCAGAAGTTATAATCCTTTAAACAATGGATATTTTAACAAAAACGGTGCAGCAAtacatgtattctttatcttctgcgaaAAACGACAAATATTATTggagcttactgagtcacttaagCTGTGAAACTCTTTATGTATTATGAatttctgtattatactgcgccctggtggccaaggcgcacacaccggAAAAAGCACAATATCAATGGGAATTAACGTAAGAAATCATGATGcgcaaactgtttcattcttaaCCTTCCAGTCaatatgtaccgtaatttctcgtgtataatgcacacccatgtataatacgcacccctaaagttgacctcaaaattctggaaaacccttataaccatgtataatgcatttttacaaaccatgattttgcttctacctatatgatcaaaacatgaaccattatctgtattttgttagttttttcaaatcattattCTGAAgtaaagcactttatttgaacacgtaatactttctatttcctagctcttattttgaaatgtacagccctacttttatttagtaaatgagaaaacacacagttgtgctcatatgtttgattacccaggcagaatttgtaagatgggtacaattctttaaagaaaacatgaagggcctggtgaaacacatttaattttattttaatgttattcaAGTTAAACTGTCAAGCACTTAAAGCATTAAAGCATTATCAGTAAACAAAACAtagccataaagaaattaatgatggttattgatcagtcatcagtcgtattgaaaaacacaatatttcacaaattctgccagggtatctaaacttatgagcacagctgtttatatatatgcagtcatacgtacccgtcatattgcaatgaaagtgtaggctacatctttttcataacctctagtgGCGGCATAttcgaatgaaagtgtacacctttctcataacctcttaagtggcggtggcatattggaatgaaagtgtacagctttttcataactcctagatggcggcatacatttataaaatgtgaaagtgttttccATCTTCCCCTATACTTATGTATAAAATGcactattgatttttgacaattttttgggggggggggaatgcgcattatacacgagaaattacggtatttacgctatgtttttataaagtacgaTACtgttgagtgctatttttctaattaaaaaaacattacaaatggTTATCTAATAACTTAGACCTAACAAACCTTGTACCAGACGACGGATGTTTTCTCAGAGGACAAAGCATTACACGACGCAGTCAAATCTTCCCCTTTTAACATGACCTCAGATTCTTTGGGTACCAGCACAGCAGGGTCCAGGTCTGAACACAGCACACCCAACAAGACAGAGGGACACGCTGTTAGTAGTGTGAGGACAGTCGCAAGGGTTCTTCATTCTAATAATGTGCTAACTACAACGTCTGGATGTGGTCTGAGTGATGAATTCTAATGAGTTCTGAGTGTCTGTTATGTTAATGTAGTCACATGGTCTGGACACCAGTGTGtgtgggtctgtgtgtgtgtgtgtgtttgtgtctgtgtgtgtacgtgtgtgtgttgttgtttcctCACAGTGCACTTTGAGTCGCATCTCTCCTTTGACCTCTTTGAGTGCGGTGGTGTCCCGGGGTCGACACAGGTAATCGTCGCTGTCGCTGCGCGACACCGCCTGCAGCATCAACACGTTTCcacggctgtcaaactccacGTCAGGGTCCTGCAACAAAGATTTCAAACTGTCTCATTCAAACCAAGTAATtgattttaattgtactttgatTCTAATATTGACTAATATTCCCAAAGATGCTGGTAGTTTAAATCATCATTTGCCTCTGTCTCAAAAATGGATGTCACTTAAACTGGAATATTaaatttaatctttaaaaaacaacataaattaaggcaaattctgcgacaagacattttaaaatataaataaacatgcATACCTTCTTATGTGATGCTGTTTACTTAAATCTACAACatatttattcttaaaaaacaCCACATCTACTCATCTACGGGGGCCACCATTTTGTTGTCATTATATGTGCAGAGTCGCAAGAATATAAATTTATTTTGATGTTGGCCCTCGCTGTGTGTTGACAGCGTGTTACCATAATGttatatgtaatatttttcagtAATACAGTAAATTATCCTCTGTGTATTCTATGTTGCAATGAACTTGGGATCGGAATTTGACAAACTGCTTCTAAGGCTCCactgtatttaatgttcacGACTCAATAATGTTCTTCCTGTTTCTCACAGTTTCACACTACAAGTCACGATGACCTAATTGGCAACGCGAACACAATGGTTTTGTGTTTGACATGGGAACGAGCTCCAGCCCTGCTCCCTGTCAGCGTCTTAGAGCCCAGACTGGATCTGCGGGGTCAAATCAGACGAGGCCTTCGCGGACCTTTGCACGTTCCCATCTACGCGGGGGTCCTGCGAGCTCTGCATATCAAAAACATTCCAGGCGTGTCTCTTGCGTGTCACCCCTTTTCCGTCTCGGGGGACTTTTTCGTCGGGGAGAAGGCCCTCCATTCTTACTTCCTTCCtggtgaagatgaaggtcgGCATGGGGTTGCCATCGCCGTGGCAACGTAGCTCCACAGTATCCCCCTCTTTGACCAATCCCTGAGGCGACTCCCTCCACAGCTCCACCATGGTGGGTGggtctgcgcacacacacacacacacacacacacacacatacatacatacacatgcacgcacacgcacaaagtTAAGTTACACAGTCTGACTCAGCATGCTTGTAAAGTCCCATTAACAAGATCATTTCCATTAGCTGACAGCACAGACTGTGTTTGGCTCCGACCACCACTGtgtcactgttccaaaaataatGAACCAACACAAAGCTGATGTGGCTCTTCAAATGTGTCCTACAGAACATTTGGCAAAAACCTGACAACGTAAAACTGGTGGAATGGCCTTTTGAATGGCACGCTATTTTTGACCAAATAAAGGAGAAGTTATACTGTATGCGTTACAGCCGTTCAGCCTGTGGGACAAAACAGGCCCTCTAGACCGTATAATGCGGcccgcaggatgaatttgaaagtaaaaaaaaaaatatgacattgtaGTGGTGGGGACTAAGGATCATTTTGAGTCTTACGCTTATCTAGAAAATGAAGTGATAATAATTCTTACATCTTCattagttgattttttttcaaagttgtACATaattttcagttccaaatacctgtgacctaaaagttttgtgccttaaaatacgATCACTGTGATCCGTTATTATGCACACGTCGATGACTGAAGCAAAATTCTCAAGAATTCTGATGTTGctttgtaaaatgattttaaaaagtcataaaatctAAGGATGTTCTTAATGTACTTGgtgtgttttgcattaaaacaaagagaaaaaagtcaAGCATCCTGTGTGTTGATTCCGACGCCTCCACAGCATTCGTGTTGTCTTACAGTGAACGGTGATGCCGACGCTGCTGGACTCGACGATCATGATGTCGCCGGGCACGAAGAAGCTGACCTCGCAGGAGAAGTTAGCGTCCTTGTCCTCCTTGACCACCTGGTACTCCAACGTGCTCTGCACCGAGTACAAGCCGCTCGACTCCACCGTGTCGCCGGTCCACACATTCACAACTGCGGGAGCAAGGTCACATGTCATTAACTCCTTATTAGTCAAATATAAGAACGTTAAGGATTAAAGTTGCATGCTAACATCAAGCCCAGTAGTGCAGACATGTTTGAAAACATCAACTTTGTGCAGGTGTGAAGTTGACTGGTGATACACAGAacctagaactgtgaggcagacttgctaaccactaggctgccttacagtaaatattttgaatgaaaatcacTTCTaagtgaaaaatataaatttggGCTAcggctatcgaatatttttagaatcaattaatCTACCGTTTATCCAACTGTTTAATCGAGTATTAGGATGTAAATTGATTTTTGCGTTATTAGACAACAaaatgcatgtgaggtgcaggtataaTTGTTGTCTACTTAGGGTTGCCATTCTCACGTGCCACACTATAAATTCTGAGGCTTTGAGTGTGTCTGGCTTTGAAATGTGGGGCCTGTTCTGATCAGTGACGTgggtgtcagcgaatgagagtgtagagttagCGGTTGGCTGTTAACCGGCTAACAGTTAGTTAGTTTGCATGAGTGCCTAGGCATTagttgtatgtactgtatgtgctttttacgtgtttattttgttaccgtttgttcaataaagcattTGAACGTGCACTGTTGGCTCcatctatccttgaccacttttGGGGGCATTACAATACGTTCTAACTAGCAATGGTAAGCTTTATTATATTAGCGAACATCGATACCTTGTGTTGGCGAATGTAGACGTGCTGTTGTGGTACGCAAGTTAGTTctgcattttactttttttttggaattgaATTTTTCAAGTTATTCGATTGATCATTTCAGccctgaaaaaaatcaaatagccGTAACTGAGAGAGGCTTCTTGTGCCACGTGACGCATTCTTATGCTGCTGCGCAACCAAGTTCATAACCCTCAGAAAACCAAATACCTCCTATATTAAGGCAGTTCAAACACAGAGATTATGTGTGACAAATTCCGAACTGCACTACGTCAGGACCGTTCCGACATTGagactgttctcaattgccttacctggttaaataaaggggGGAAATGGCTTAGTCACTTACGTCCTGCTGAAGACACCAGAGGCATGTTGTTCCTGTACCAGGTGATGTTGGATTTGGGATAACCATTCCGGGCCTCACATGTTGCCACCTAAAGGCAAGGTCACAGTGACAAGCATTATGGATACAGTTAGTACTAAGGTGGCTATCCATATTAACCAGGTGGGTTCTTATTGAGCAAACTCACCTTAGACGGCATCTCATTGGTGACGGATATTCccgtttggacacccctgattaCTGGAGACCCCGGGGGAGCTGGAACAAATCC
The DNA window shown above is from Phyllopteryx taeniolatus isolate TA_2022b chromosome 17, UOR_Ptae_1.2, whole genome shotgun sequence and carries:
- the mcama gene encoding cell surface glycoprotein MUC18 isoform X1, coding for MTLQQQRAFLCLFLFLHARSVWARVEVTMKDNVEVYLGDSAEIVCHYNFTEANSVRFVMFQWFVKDKGSSSRIRIYYAVEDNKIVDEGTEYSGRIQVTLDQHKTQLTIQEVQLSDEREFICQVNGLSAGTMERKTHLRVFAPPGSPVIRGVQTGISVTNEMPSKVATCEARNGYPKSNITWYRNNMPLVSSAGLVNVWTGDTVESSGLYSVQSTLEYQVVKEDKDANFSCEVSFFVPGDIMIVESSSVGITVHYPPTMVELWRESPQGLVKEGDTVELRCHGDGNPMPTFIFTRKEDPDVEFDSRGNVLMLQAVSRSDSDDYLCRPRDTTALKEVKGEMRLKVHYLDPAVLVPKESEVMLKGEDLTASCNALSSEKTSVVWYKDGNMVGRGNMLHLQDATYETAGEYVCEVTVPSVPALHTSGSVHIVVHGGPQLVGEEQEVHLEEAVGRMVNLSCEARGHPAPSITWIFVGSQNWFEVFSKSSDHMTHSVVSVAVKSDISAMCNTSNDLGIDVRAFSIKAIPLVTTSAPFSPEGSGVIIVVIILCLLLLAILGSVLYFLHKKGKIPCGRSGKQDISKEKTAKDDIVVEMKNNANAKSEDTVLLKAVNGDKNGTNDQ
- the mcama gene encoding cell surface glycoprotein MUC18 isoform X2, which encodes MTLQQQRAFLCLFLFLHARSVWARVEVTMKDNVEVYLGDSAEIVCHYNFTEANSVRFVMFQWFVKDKGSSSRIRIYYAVEDNKIVDEGTEYSGRIQVTLDQHKTQLTIQEVQLSDEREFICQVNGLSAGTMERKTHLRVFAPPGSPVIRGVQTGISVTNEMPSKVATCEARNGYPKSNITWYRNNMPLVSSAGLVNVWTGDTVESSGLYSVQSTLEYQVVKEDKDANFSCEVSFFVPGDIMIVESSSVGITVHYPPTMVELWRESPQGLVKEGDTVELRCHGDGNPMPTFIFTRKEDPDVEFDSRGNVLMLQAVSRSDSDDYLCRPRDTTALKEVKGEMRLKVHYLDPAVLVPKESEVMLKGEDLTASCNALSSEKTSVVWYKDGNMVGRGNMLHLQDATYETAGEYVCEVTVPSVPALHTSGSVHIVVHGGPQLVGEEQEVHLEEAVGRMVNLSCEARGHPAPSITWIFVGSQNWFEVFSKSSDHMTHSVVSVAVKSDISAMCNTSNDLGIDVRAFSIKAKGSGVIIVVIILCLLLLAILGSVLYFLHKKGKIPCGRSGKQDISKEKTAKDDIVVEMKNNANAKSEDTVLLKAVNGDKNGTNDQ